Proteins encoded together in one Deinococcus hopiensis KR-140 window:
- the gatA gene encoding Asp-tRNA(Asn)/Glu-tRNA(Gln) amidotransferase subunit GatA, with amino-acid sequence MPEVPSATELARAVRERATTSQALVQAALNRAGAARALNALVTLNDRAGEQAAEVDARLSAGEALPLAGVPVVVKDNLNVAGTRTTCGSRILSNYVSPYSATVVERLTQAGAVIVGKANMDEFAMGSSTESSAWGPTLNPWDPERVPGGSSGGSAVAVAANITPISLGSDTGGSVRQPAALTGVYGLKPTYGRVSRYGLVAYASSLDQVGPFARTAADLALVMNVLAGHDPRDATSLEAPPAFRTGTPQELRGLRVGVIRESLGGNTPGVEAALQGVLSALRDAGAVVSEVGVPSVQHAIAAYYLIATPEASSNLARYDGMVYGARVPAGDVMGSMTLTREQGFGREVQRRILLGTYALSSGYYDAYYSKAMRVRRLIADDFARAFAGVDLLITPTSPFPAFRRGEKTADPLAMYAADVDTVAINLAGLPALSVPAGFEEVDGRRLPVGVQFIAPALGDERLVALAGSLEGIGAVRLETPPGYGA; translated from the coding sequence ATGCCGGAAGTGCCTTCAGCCACCGAACTCGCCCGCGCCGTGCGGGAACGCGCCACAACTTCGCAAGCCCTCGTGCAGGCCGCGCTGAACCGGGCCGGGGCTGCGCGCGCGCTCAATGCCCTCGTGACCCTGAACGACCGGGCGGGGGAGCAGGCTGCCGAGGTGGACGCCCGGCTCTCGGCGGGCGAGGCCTTGCCCCTGGCCGGAGTGCCCGTCGTGGTGAAAGACAACTTGAATGTGGCGGGAACGCGCACCACCTGCGGCAGCCGCATCCTGAGCAACTACGTCTCGCCCTATAGCGCCACCGTGGTCGAGCGGCTGACCCAGGCCGGGGCCGTGATCGTCGGCAAGGCCAACATGGACGAGTTCGCCATGGGGTCCAGTACCGAGAGCAGTGCCTGGGGTCCCACACTTAATCCCTGGGACCCCGAGCGCGTGCCTGGCGGCAGTTCGGGCGGCAGCGCGGTGGCCGTCGCCGCGAACATCACGCCCATCAGCCTGGGCAGCGATACGGGCGGCTCGGTGCGCCAGCCTGCCGCCCTGACCGGCGTGTACGGCCTCAAACCCACGTATGGGCGCGTCAGCCGGTACGGCCTGGTGGCCTACGCGAGCAGTCTCGATCAGGTGGGCCCCTTCGCCCGCACGGCGGCGGACCTCGCCCTCGTGATGAACGTCCTGGCTGGGCACGATCCGCGTGACGCGACCAGCCTGGAGGCCCCGCCGGCCTTCCGCACCGGCACTCCGCAAGAGCTGCGCGGCCTGCGCGTGGGCGTGATCCGCGAGAGTCTGGGCGGCAACACGCCAGGGGTGGAGGCGGCCTTACAGGGCGTGCTGAGCGCGTTGAGGGACGCGGGGGCTGTGGTCAGTGAAGTCGGCGTGCCCAGCGTTCAACACGCCATCGCGGCCTATTACCTGATTGCAACGCCCGAAGCGAGCAGCAACCTCGCGCGCTACGACGGCATGGTGTACGGCGCGCGCGTGCCTGCTGGAGACGTGATGGGCAGCATGACCCTGACCCGCGAGCAGGGCTTTGGGCGCGAGGTGCAGCGCCGCATCCTGCTGGGCACCTACGCGCTGTCGAGCGGCTATTACGACGCCTATTACAGCAAGGCCATGCGGGTGCGCCGATTGATCGCCGACGACTTCGCCCGCGCTTTTGCGGGTGTGGACCTGCTGATCACGCCCACGAGTCCCTTTCCCGCCTTTCGCCGGGGCGAGAAGACCGCAGATCCCCTCGCCATGTACGCCGCCGACGTCGACACCGTGGCGATCAACCTCGCTGGGCTCCCCGCGCTAAGCGTGCCTGCGGGGTTCGAGGAGGTGGACGGCCGGAGGCTGCCCGTGGGCGTGCAGTTCATCGCCCCCGCGCTCGGCGACGAGCGGCTCGTGGCCCTCGCCGGAAGCTTGGAGGGCATTGGGGCGGTGCGGCTGGAGACGCCCCCGGGATACGGCGCCTGA
- the truB gene encoding tRNA pseudouridine(55) synthase TruB, with amino-acid sequence MPVIAVDKPLGLTSHDVVNRARRARGTKRVGHTGTLDPLATGVLVLCVEESTKVVQFMEADTKDYLAWIALGGASPTLDAEGPLTETVEVRLPDASEVRAVLAGFTGPQAQVPPQYSAIQVGGQRAYAVARAGGSLDLPARNVVIHALDLLGVYGHVVDAPRTFSPTSEGWTPAPEGRTFRLPTPLGDFPALLVRARVGSGTYLRSLARDVGAALGVPAHLTGLVRTRVGHFGLSEAVALEDLAEAGGQSDLQALDFPHLEVGERLAEMLRQGKRPKSEALGRHAVTLGGELVAVVDGDGQELRVVRAWA; translated from the coding sequence ATGCCCGTCATCGCCGTCGACAAACCCCTGGGCCTGACCTCTCACGACGTGGTGAACCGGGCCCGCCGGGCGCGGGGCACCAAGCGCGTGGGCCACACCGGTACCCTCGATCCCCTGGCAACGGGCGTCCTCGTGCTGTGCGTGGAGGAAAGCACCAAGGTGGTGCAGTTCATGGAGGCCGACACCAAGGATTACCTCGCCTGGATTGCGCTGGGTGGGGCCTCGCCCACTCTGGACGCTGAGGGACCACTGACCGAAACGGTGGAAGTCCGGCTGCCAGATGCGTCGGAAGTGCGCGCCGTCCTGGCGGGCTTCACCGGACCGCAGGCGCAAGTTCCGCCGCAGTACAGCGCCATTCAGGTGGGCGGGCAGCGGGCCTACGCGGTGGCGCGGGCGGGCGGCTCGCTGGACCTGCCGGCCCGGAACGTGGTGATTCACGCCCTGGACCTGCTTGGCGTTTACGGACACGTGGTGGACGCGCCCCGGACCTTTTCACCGACATCCGAGGGCTGGACCCCCGCCCCGGAAGGCCGGACCTTTCGCCTACCCACCCCGCTGGGCGACTTTCCCGCCCTGCTCGTGCGGGCACGGGTGGGCAGCGGCACCTACCTGCGCTCCCTGGCCCGGGACGTGGGGGCGGCGCTCGGCGTACCCGCCCACCTGACCGGATTGGTGCGAACGCGGGTGGGCCACTTCGGTCTCTCAGAGGCGGTGGCGCTGGAGGATCTGGCAGAGGCCGGGGGCCAGAGTGACCTTCAGGCCCTCGACTTTCCTCACCTGGAGGTCGGCGAGCGCCTGGCGGAGATGCTGCGCCAGGGCAAGCGCCCGAAATCCGAGGCGCTGGGGCGGCACGCGGTCACCCTGGGAGGCGAGCTCGTGGCTGTGGTGGACGGCGACGGCCAGGAATTGCGGGTGGTGCGGGCCTGGGCGTGA
- a CDS encoding pseudouridine synthase: MTAGPGVGEAGPEGGGGERLQKRLARAGVASRRAAEELIQAGRVTVNGEVASLGRVVSPTDEVRVDGTLIEAAGLEKVTFLLHKPAGYVTTARDEYGRRNVLSAMPAVPGLHPVGRLDKDSEGLLLLTTDGQLTLTLTHPRYGHEKAYRAWTAGEGDPSVAELQALVQGVELEDGPARALSAQHARGGAFVTLGEGRNRQVRRMLEAVGHPVARLLRYRVGGLWLGDLGPGEYRELNGRDLHDLLHPAQVPRHAWARSERETLERWG, translated from the coding sequence GTGACTGCCGGACCAGGGGTTGGGGAGGCAGGGCCCGAGGGAGGCGGCGGTGAACGGCTGCAAAAGCGTCTGGCCCGGGCGGGCGTCGCCTCCCGCCGCGCCGCTGAGGAGTTGATTCAGGCCGGGCGCGTCACGGTCAACGGCGAGGTCGCCTCACTGGGGCGCGTCGTGTCGCCTACCGACGAGGTGCGGGTGGACGGCACCCTGATCGAGGCGGCGGGGCTGGAAAAAGTCACCTTCCTGCTGCACAAGCCCGCCGGCTACGTCACCACCGCCCGCGACGAGTACGGGCGGCGCAACGTCCTTTCGGCGATGCCTGCAGTGCCGGGCCTGCATCCGGTCGGTCGGCTGGACAAGGATTCGGAGGGGCTCTTGCTGCTGACCACCGACGGCCAGCTGACCCTGACCCTGACCCACCCGCGCTACGGTCACGAGAAGGCGTACCGGGCCTGGACGGCGGGCGAGGGGGACCCCAGCGTGGCCGAACTCCAGGCATTGGTGCAAGGCGTCGAGCTGGAAGACGGCCCGGCGCGCGCCCTCAGTGCCCAGCACGCACGCGGCGGAGCCTTCGTCACCCTGGGCGAGGGCCGCAACCGGCAGGTCAGGCGCATGCTCGAGGCGGTCGGCCACCCCGTCGCCCGGTTACTGCGCTACCGCGTGGGTGGCTTATGGCTCGGTGACCTCGGTCCCGGCGAGTACCGAGAACTGAACGGGCGTGACCTGCACGACCTGCTGCATCCCGCGCAAGTGCCCCGCCACGCCTGGGCGCGCTCGGAACGGGAGACGCTGGAGCGCTGGGGGTAG
- a CDS encoding DUF423 domain-containing protein, whose protein sequence is MRNLNSTLVGSLLAALGVALGAFGAHALRARLGADLLATFETGVRYQMYVALALLALGTQPAQRRAPGLLLLGTVIFSGSLYLLTLTGLRLLGAVTPLGGLLMIVGFAVAALDARKA, encoded by the coding sequence ATGCGCAACCTCAATTCCACCTTGGTCGGCAGCCTGCTTGCGGCGCTCGGCGTGGCCCTTGGGGCGTTCGGGGCCCACGCCCTCCGGGCGCGTCTCGGTGCGGACCTGCTCGCCACCTTCGAAACGGGCGTGCGGTACCAGATGTACGTCGCCCTCGCCCTGCTTGCCTTGGGAACACAGCCAGCGCAGCGCCGTGCACCGGGACTGCTGCTGCTGGGCACGGTCATCTTCAGCGGTTCGCTTTACCTGCTGACCCTGACGGGCCTGCGCCTGCTGGGCGCGGTCACGCCTCTGGGCGGCCTGCTGATGATCGTGGGCTTCGCGGTGGCGGCGCTCGACGCGCGGAAGGCTTAA
- the mraZ gene encoding division/cell wall cluster transcriptional repressor MraZ yields the protein MPFGEHLYTIDEKGRLVMPPAFREFVEDGMILTRGMEGCLYVFPLASWRRVEEQLEHLPLTDAGSRAFVRFFYSGAGKARLDAQSRISVPHTLRTFADLGSDVIVAGAPGRLELWNPGRWEAAIQAVQDDPPNPELLANFVA from the coding sequence TTGCCATTCGGAGAACACCTGTACACCATCGACGAGAAGGGTCGCCTGGTTATGCCACCGGCTTTTCGGGAGTTTGTCGAAGACGGGATGATTCTCACGCGCGGCATGGAAGGGTGCCTGTATGTGTTTCCACTTGCGAGCTGGCGGCGGGTGGAAGAGCAGCTGGAACACCTGCCCCTCACAGACGCCGGGTCGCGGGCGTTCGTGAGGTTTTTCTATTCTGGTGCCGGCAAGGCGCGGCTGGATGCCCAGAGCCGCATCTCGGTTCCGCACACGCTGCGGACCTTTGCGGATCTCGGGAGCGACGTGATCGTGGCGGGTGCGCCCGGACGGCTCGAACTCTGGAACCCTGGCCGCTGGGAAGCGGCCATCCAGGCCGTGCAGGACGACCCGCCCAACCCCGAACTGCTCGCCAACTTCGTGGCGTGA